Within Ralstonia pickettii DTP0602, the genomic segment CGAGGCGGTGTTGCTCGCGCTTGAGCACAGGCAGGCAGTAATAGTGCGGGCGAATGCCCCCGGTGAACATGGCATTACGGTTCAGCATCAGGTGCTGGGGCGTGATGGTTGCTGCCAGCCTTGCGCTGTCATCGCGCATGACGAGGTCGGCCGCGTCTTCGGTGGTGATATGTTCCAGCACGACCTTCAGGCGTGGAAACGCCGCCAGCAGCGGGCGCAAGGTGCGGCGGATAAACACGGCTTCCCGGTCGAATACATCCACCGCCGGGTCGGTGCTCTCGCCATGGACCAGCAGAGGCATTCCAAGCTCCTGCATGATGGCGAGCACGGCGGACACGCGCTCGATCGAGGTCACGCCGTACTCCGAGTGGGTCGTGGCCCCGGCGGGGTACAGTTTCACGGCGCTAAAGACGCCTGCCTCGAAGCCCTCGCGGATCTCCGCAGGGCGGGTGCTGTCGCAGAGGTAGCAGGTCATCAACGGCGTAAAGCGTGCGCCCGGCGGCAGTGCCGCGAGGATACGTTCGCGATAGGCAATGGCAGCCGCGATCGTTGTCACCGGCGGCTTCAGGTTAGGCATCACGACGGCGCGGGCGAACTGCCGTGCCGTATGCGGCAGCACCGCGGCAAGCGTGTCGCCGTCGCGCAGGTGGAGGTGCCAGTCGTCGGGGCGGCGGATGGTCAGGGTCTCAGGCATTGGGGATATCCGGGACTTCGTGGGCCTTACAGGCTCGAAATGGTGTTGGACAGGACCTTGACGCCCAGCATGAAGTCGTCGATGTCCATGGCTTCGTCCGGGTTGTGCGAGCCATGCTCGTTGCGCACGAACAGCATGCCGGTGGGGATGCCGGCGTTCGCGAACAATGACGCGTCGTGGCCGGCGCCGCTCGGTACCAGTTCGGTGGGGAGGTTCTCCCGCTTGCATTGCTCGGTCAGCAGGTCGGAGAGCCGGCCGTCCATCACGGCGGGCGCGGCATCGATACGTCGGTCAAACTCGAAGCGAACGCCCCGGTCCCGCGCGATCGCCTTGCATTCGGTGCGGAACAACTGATAGAAGCCTTCGAGCGTCTCGGCGCTCTTGCTGCGGGCTTCGAAGCTGAAGTGCACGGTGTCGGGGATGCGGGAAATGGAATGCTCTTCCGGGCTGGTGGACACGATGCCGGTCGTCACTACCAGGTCGATGCCGCGTTCCAGCAGCGCCTTCCAGTGTTCGTCCAGGCGCGTGATCAGGTCCGCCACCGCGAACATCGCGTCCTTGCGCAGCCAGCGCGGCACTGCGCCGGAGTGCCCCGGCTCACCGACGCAGGTGACCCGGTTGTGCCGCACATTGCCGCGGATGCCGGGGACCACGGCAAGCGGCAGCTGGCGCGCCACCATGACCGGACCCTGCTCGATATGCAACTCGAGATAGGCCGCGGCGGCGGATTTATCGAACAGCACCTCCTGGTTCGTGACCGCTTGAACATCTGCGCCTGCGGCAGCCATGGCTGCGCCGAGCGTCTGGCCGGTCTGGCGATGTCCCAGTGCCAGGTCGTCAGCCGTCAGCTTGCCTAGCGCAGCGCCCGAGCCCATATAGGCCTTGCCGAACCAGGCGCTTTCTTCCCCGCGGAAAGCAATCACCTTCAGTGGTACCGGCGAGTACGTCCCGCTTTGCTTCTGGCCGAGCAGGCAGAGCAACCCGGCCACGATGCCCGCGAGGCCATCGTAGTTGCCGCCCCTGGGCACGGAGTCCATGTGAGACCCAACCCAGGCCGCGGGCGCGCTCGCCTCCGACTCCGGGAGTCGGAATACGAGGTTGGCCGCGCGGTCGGCCTCTACGCGCAGGCCATGACCTTCGGCGAAACGCCGCAGGTATTCGGCCACTGCCGTTTCCCCCGCGCCGTAGCTGTCGCGCGTCACGCCAACGCCGTCAAACGATAGCTCGCGTATGTCCCGGAAGAGCTGTTCCGCGACGGGCTTTAGTTCCAGAATATCCATGACATGTCCAGCATGATTGGTGGCGCCACGCGAGAGCGTGACGCGGCCTGGTCCGGGAGGATGGCTGCCGGCTCAGCCCGACTGCTGCGCGAAGCGCAACCAGCGGTCGCTCAGTTGACGGTCGAGCTTCACCTGTCCGGTGAGGTCACGGATCGCCGCGGTGCCCGTCTCTTCGCAATAGGCATGGAGCCCGTCGATGATCTTCTGCATCACGCCAGGGTCACGGAACGAGGCGGTGCCCACCTGGACCGCGCTGGCACCGGCAAGCATGAACTCGACGGCGTCGTCCGCGTTCTGGATGCCCCCGCAGCCGATGATGGGAATGCGCACCGCGCGATAGCACTGATGGACCAGCCGCAGCGCAATCGGCTTGATCGCTGGGCCCGACATGCCGCCCATGACGTTGCCAAGCCTGGGCTTGCGCGTGCGGATGTCGATCGCCATCCCGAGCACGGTGTTGCCCATGACGATGGCGTCGGCGCCAGCGTCCTCGGCGGCCCGCGCCACGGCGGCGATATTGCTGGCGTTCGGGGTCAGCTTGACCCAGAACGGATGCCTGGTGCGGCGGCGGATCGCGGAGACTGCCTTGTAGGTGGTCTCCGGCAGCATGGCAAAGGCCATGCCGTCGGCCTCGAGGTTGGGGCAGGAGATATTGGCCTCGATGGCCGCGACTTCCGGCAGCGACATCTCCTCGCAAGCCAGCGCGAACTCTTCCGCCGTGTCGGCGGAGATCGAGACCACGACCGGTGTGTCGTATTGCGTGTAGGGCGGCAGCACGCTGCCGCGGTAGTAGTCGAGTCCCTTGCTTGGAATGCCGATGGAATTCAGCATGCCGCTGTGGACTTCCGCAACGCGGGGCGTGGGATTCCCGGCGCGGGACTTCGGCGAAACGCTCTTGATCACCAGGGCGCCAAGCTGGTTGAGGTCCATCGCTTCGCGGTACTCGATCGCGAAGCAGCCGGAGGCGGGCATCACGGGATTGCGCAGCGTCAGGTCGCCGACCCGTACAGTCAGATTAGCCAAAATCCACCTCCCCAACCACTTCGCGAATCGGAAACACCGGGCCTTCACGGCAGACCCTGAGAAACTGCTTGTCGCCCTCGCAGTCGAACAGGCGCACGCAGGACAGGCATACGCCCATGCCACAGGCCATCCGTTGCTCCATGGCCACCTCTCCCCTGACGGCGGGGTAGTCGCCGAGGATGCGCTGGAGCAGCATCAACAGTCTATGCGAGCCACATGTGTAGACCGCATCGGGCCGCTGTGCGTCGATCAGCTCGCGCAGCAGCACTGCAACGGTTTCGACCGAAGACGTACCGTCGGCGTCGAAGACGGTGTGGACCTCGGCGGCAGCGCCGCGCAGGAACTCTTTCTCCATCAGGTCGTCGCGGCTGCGCGCCGACATCACCGCAGTGATGGCGACGCCTGCGTCCGCGGCTTGCCGGATCAGCGGTGCCATCGTGGCCAGGCCGACACCGCGGGCCACGACCAGGATGCGCCGGAAGGACGGGGCGAAAGTAAAGGTATTGCCCAGCGGGCCCACGATATCCATCTCGCCATCGACCAGCAGGGTCGACATGGCGC encodes:
- a CDS encoding dihydroorotase (catalyzes the formation of N-carbamoyl-L-aspartate from (S)-dihydroorotate in pyrimidine biosynthesis~K01465: URA4, pyrC; dihydroorotase [EC:3.5.2.3]): MPETLTIRRPDDWHLHLRDGDTLAAVLPHTARQFARAVVMPNLKPPVTTIAAAIAYRERILAALPPGARFTPLMTCYLCDSTRPAEIREGFEAGVFSAVKLYPAGATTHSEYGVTSIERVSAVLAIMQELGMPLLVHGESTDPAVDVFDREAVFIRRTLRPLLAAFPRLKVVLEHITTEDAADLVMRDDSARLAATITPQHLMLNRNAMFTGGIRPHYYCLPVLKREQHRLALRRAATSGSPSFFLGTDSAPHDTSAKEAACGCAGIFSAPTALEAYLTVFEEENAMARFEGFASEHGARFYGLPLNEGTVILHRTRTRVAGSVSLPDGKRIQPFLAGETLEWTLASPSL
- a CDS encoding allantoate amidohydrolase (K00555: TRMT1, trm1; tRNA (guanine26-N2/guanine27-N2)-dimethyltransferase [EC:2.1.1.215 2.1.1.216]), encoding MDILELKPVAEQLFRDIRELSFDGVGVTRDSYGAGETAVAEYLRRFAEGHGLRVEADRAANLVFRLPESEASAPAAWVGSHMDSVPRGGNYDGLAGIVAGLLCLLGQKQSGTYSPVPLKVIAFRGEESAWFGKAYMGSGAALGKLTADDLALGHRQTGQTLGAAMAAAGADVQAVTNQEVLFDKSAAAAYLELHIEQGPVMVARQLPLAVVPGIRGNVRHNRVTCVGEPGHSGAVPRWLRKDAMFAVADLITRLDEHWKALLERGIDLVVTTGIVSTSPEEHSISRIPDTVHFSFEARSKSAETLEGFYQLFRTECKAIARDRGVRFEFDRRIDAAPAVMDGRLSDLLTEQCKRENLPTELVPSGAGHDASLFANAGIPTGMLFVRNEHGSHNPDEAMDIDDFMLGVKVLSNTISSL
- a CDS encoding diguanylate cyclase (K00226: pyrD; dihydroorotate dehydrogenase (fumarate) [EC:1.3.98.1]), with protein sequence MANLTVRVGDLTLRNPVMPASGCFAIEYREAMDLNQLGALVIKSVSPKSRAGNPTPRVAEVHSGMLNSIGIPSKGLDYYRGSVLPPYTQYDTPVVVSISADTAEEFALACEEMSLPEVAAIEANISCPNLEADGMAFAMLPETTYKAVSAIRRRTRHPFWVKLTPNASNIAAVARAAEDAGADAIVMGNTVLGMAIDIRTRKPRLGNVMGGMSGPAIKPIALRLVHQCYRAVRIPIIGCGGIQNADDAVEFMLAGASAVQVGTASFRDPGVMQKIIDGLHAYCEETGTAAIRDLTGQVKLDRQLSDRWLRFAQQSG
- a CDS encoding oxidoreductase (K02823: pyrDII; dihydroorotate dehydrogenase electron transfer subunit), producing the protein MSATVCGGRSSATVASYRCRVVEHYWVNQRYKYIRLASDAPIATMTRPGQFYQLKCPSTGDEEPFLLRPMSVYGAGPADGTIEFLYNVTGVGTRAMSTLLVDGEMDIVGPLGNTFTFAPSFRRILVVARGVGLATMAPLIRQAADAGVAITAVMSARSRDDLMEKEFLRGAAAEVHTVFDADGTSSVETVAVLLRELIDAQRPDAVYTCGSHRLLMLLQRILGDYPAVRGEVAMEQRMACGMGVCLSCVRLFDCEGDKQFLRVCREGPVFPIREVVGEVDFG